One Gemmatimonadaceae bacterium DNA segment encodes these proteins:
- a CDS encoding MoxR family ATPase encodes MRDDDRDLELLAQLAGAHRDLKAQIGRRIVGQHDIVDDLVTALLAGGHALLVGVPGLAKTLLVQTVAQALDLSFSRVQFTPDLMPSDITGTELLEEDRVAGRRFFKFVNGPIFAHIVLADEINRAPPKTQAALLQAMQEHAVTAAGQTHALPRPFFVLATQNPIEQEGTYPLPEAQLDRFMFQLRVGYPTRAEEERIVAATTSDDAVQITPLLNAQQLLDLQHLVRRLPAPPTVVSYAVKLARSTRPESDDATPLVKKYVSWGAGPRASQYLVLGAKARAAMDGRPMPDLEDVNAIAMRVLEHRVVLNFQAEAEGITADRVIQVEQRP; translated from the coding sequence TTGCGCGACGACGATCGCGATCTCGAGCTGCTGGCGCAGTTGGCCGGGGCGCACCGCGATCTCAAGGCGCAGATTGGCCGGCGCATTGTAGGTCAGCACGATATCGTGGACGATCTGGTCACCGCGCTGCTGGCCGGCGGGCATGCGCTGCTGGTGGGCGTGCCCGGATTGGCCAAGACGCTGCTGGTGCAGACCGTGGCGCAGGCGTTGGATCTCAGCTTTTCGCGGGTGCAGTTCACCCCCGATCTCATGCCCAGCGACATCACCGGCACCGAGCTGTTGGAAGAGGACCGGGTGGCGGGGCGGCGGTTCTTCAAGTTCGTGAACGGGCCCATCTTTGCGCACATCGTGCTGGCCGACGAGATCAACCGGGCGCCGCCCAAGACGCAGGCGGCGCTGTTGCAGGCCATGCAGGAGCACGCCGTGACCGCGGCCGGCCAGACGCACGCGCTGCCGCGTCCCTTTTTTGTGCTGGCCACGCAGAACCCCATCGAGCAGGAGGGCACGTATCCCCTGCCCGAGGCGCAGTTGGACCGGTTCATGTTCCAGCTGCGGGTGGGGTATCCCACGCGGGCGGAGGAGGAGCGGATCGTGGCCGCCACCACCAGCGACGACGCCGTGCAGATCACGCCGCTGTTGAACGCGCAGCAGTTGCTGGACCTGCAGCATCTGGTGCGGCGGCTGCCGGCGCCGCCCACCGTGGTGAGCTACGCCGTGAAGTTGGCGCGCAGCACGCGGCCCGAGAGCGACGACGCCACGCCGCTGGTAAAGAAGTACGTGAGTTGGGGGGCGGGTCCGCGGGCCAGCCAGTATCTGGTGTTGGGGGCCAAGGCGCGGGCGGCCATGGATGGCCGGCCCATGCCCGACCTGGAAGACGTGAACGCCATAGCCATGCGCGTGCTGGAGCATCGCGTGGTGTTGAACTTCCAGGCCGAGGCCGAGGGAATCACGGCGGATCGGGTGATCCAGGTGGAGCAGCGGCCGTAG